Part of the Vespa velutina chromosome 7, iVesVel2.1, whole genome shotgun sequence genome, CATCTCATTATATCttctatgaaaatataaaatattttttcatggtAGTAGAATTGGCTAATATAAAGACAGGACCAACTAACGGACTAGTTTATGTTGGCGATGTACAGAACTTATCGCTTGGTCACATAGGACGTATAAATCTTatgggaataaaaaaatttctatacttCATACAAGAGGCAGCACCCATTCGTTTGAagcaaatacatataataaattctacaCCGGCAATGGAAGTTTTGTTAAATATGTGTAAGCCTTTCATGAAAAAAGAGTTATACGAGATGGTGAGTTtcacaaagaaaattttatcgtagAATCATTAGCAGATTTATTCTTAAAGAGACTTGagtcattataaatttttgagGCTCCATTAAAATAAGTCAAttatatacagtatatattttcttgcttCAACGTTGCTTGACGTACATTCATTATGCAAATGACTTGCATAGAAATAGATTGCAcaaattcgattatattagCATATATATTAGCATATAGTAGCATATAGTAGCAATATATACACgcgtgtgtatacatatagatataaaagttACAGACCAGCCataagatattaaatgatattatataatataaatttatattattgtgtgGGAACTCGAAGTGATTGTCTCTTTCGTTTGTGGATAATTCTGCCACTGCATGGAGAagtatttttcgaatttaacaatctaattatcattataatttctatttagaTACACTTTTCAACTTTAGaaagtttagaaaaatttttacccGTTGATGCACTTCCCAACGAGATAGGTGGCAAAGGTGGTAACTTGAAAGATCTCattaacgaacaaacaaaattgCTTGATGAAAATCGCGAGTGgtttttgaaagaagaaataacgaaGCGAGTGAATGAATCGTTACGAGTTGGAAAGCCTAAATTAAGCAATGACATTTTTGGCGTTGAAGGAAGCTTCAAGAAACTTGATATCGATTAAATGAATTCAtcaattatacaaaaaaaataatgaatatatatattttatttccgaTCGATTTTTCATTCTAATGAGTTACAATAataggttttttttctttatggatggaatatgatatatcaataaaattctttatcttttaaagtTATATGAAtcatgaaaaatgtattcagatttttaatattttttcccatttaattatcaattttccaatcatcgtaaatatataaatatattaaaatatttatgtattaacaattcgtaaaaagaaagtcatcatgtgaaataaaattatttgtggAGTTTCTTACTTATTAATCCACTGTTACATCACAGTACTTCGATGATATACCTATTTCTAGTAATCTCTAACACGCGATAACATAATTacaggatagaaagagattccgagttataattttttttcactctgtTGCAATACACAccaaaatcgattaataataaatcgaaaagaaaaaaaatatatttacgttaaatattaaaacatgttatttatatcaaattgttCCTGAAACTAAATcatagaaaagaatttgagaaaacgatatatatactcatatttaaatattagacGAGATGTGTTCtctgttattaattaataatctcaCAATTATCTTTggtttctttctgtttcttgtCCATGAAAACcggtgaaaagaaaagacatcgAGAACAATGGattcataataatacattttctcaTCTTGCCTATCGAAGTTTCACCATACATTGAAAAATGTCTTCAAATCATTTGCTAATTCGCCTGATCATGAACTCATATATATAGACTAACGTCAAAGTGTCATGCAATTGTCGATCATACGTTACTCGCTCGTCATTGCTCGAAGACAGCAACTGCGCTTGAATTCTTTAGTCTAATTCGTGTTCATCAAGAGGCCAGAGCAAAGCtttaacaaacaaattttttctgcAGTCTTTACGTTTGAACGacaagttaaaaagaaaaaaaataatcatttccaAAGATCCTTTGTGTTTCTTTTGAATTcgtaagaacgaaaaaaaaataaaaaaaaatagaaaaaataatataaaacaaaacgaagaagattaattcaaaattgaattataataaagacgTGTTAGAATATGACGCTACAAGGTGGAATCTCATTTGAGgaggaattaaagaaaaatccgGAATTGAAGGAAGACGATGTACGAGCGTTGAAAGAGTGGTGTCAAAAACAACCCCATTTACCAAAAATATCTGACAGCGAAATAGCTCTTTTTCTACACAGTAATTACTATCGTATGGAACCGACCAAAAATACCATCGACACTTATTACACAATACGAACTCACGTGCCAGAGTTCTTTTCTAATAGAGATCCTATCAGTTCTAAAGACCTTCGTAAAGCATTTCAAACAGTGTAagtgttttttgttttgtgcATTTATAAAGCTCAATAATTAATCTCAATCTGATAAagtttaatttttacatttagatCGAATCTGGTCTTGGATAAGACTACCAATGATggttataaaatcatttatggTAGATTGATAGATATCGAACCGTCGCattatgtttataacgatGGTATGAAGTACCTTAACATGGTAATTGATCTCTGGCTTCACGAAGAGGGTACATCCAAAGGTCATGTGATCCTATTTGATACAAAGAATGTTGCGTTCGGTCATGTGGGTCGTTTAAATCCTAtgggattaaaaaaattcctttacTATTTGCAAGAAGCTTTACCCGTACGTCTTAAAGGTTTTCATTTTATGAACACCTCGCCGGTTATGGATGTTATTCTTAACATGATGAAGCCtttcatgaaaaaagaattgatggACATGGtaaggataaaagagagagagagagagagagagagagagagagaaagagagagagagagagagtccgaCTAACCTATAATCTTTTCTAGTTTTCTtccatattctttttatatatctatttatagtTTCACATGCATTCGACCATGGAAACTTTAGCTAAGTTTATACCCTTGGAAATACTTCCAAACGAATCGGGTGGCCAAGCAGGCCCTTTGAAAGACTTGAATGATGCTCAAGTTAAAAAATTAGATGACAATCGTGCTTGGTTTCAAGAGGAGGAAAGAATTTGTCGCGTTAACGAATCTCTACGTCCTGGCAAAGGAAAAACAGCAACTGATTTATTTGGTGTCGAGGGAAGCTTCAAAAAGCTCGAAATCGATTgaacaataattttcattaaccaTTCATACGTTTTAACAAATGTaatttgagaaagagaaagaaaaataaataaattttgttattagaaatatagtactttctatatatatatatataaatatatatatatatgcatattataataattattaaatgtaattttatcaagaaaaaaaattatacatttgtTCCTCGTCATAATCCACTCGTAAATAATTGCATATGTAATTATGATATAACACGTTATCAATGCAGATAACTATGGTCGATAATATGCTAtattacgtaataaaaatatatatgtatatatgtgtgtacatacgtacgtatatatgcgtgtatgtgtgtgtgcgtgtgtgtatataaatatatatatatatatatatatatatatatatatgcatattcttaattattttgttattaataatagaaaaataaaaatgcgtaccaaaaaaaagaaaaatataaaaagccacaaaaattcgaattacgtaaaatataaaaatgaaatatattatttcaaatattagtaaatataagtaaattgTTTTACTTACATGtgcaagaaaaatatagtaaaatcGAGACCTTGTTTCTTCTTCAGcaaaaaataacaatggaCCTTgacaagaatgaaaaagaaaaaagaatgacatTCTGAACGTAACACGCGCATTATCTAACACGGTTATCCttcatattaatttgttacaaaaaaaaaatatataaaagaaatgaattttatcattattaaatcttaATCACATAtagcaaaataaatataagcaAACTGACATcgattaaatttgataatcgatatatactTTCTAATAATCGAAtgagataatatcgaaaatcgatttttttaaagaagaatttttgtatttctattttcaaggAAATGAGAATTTGGTCTaacaataagagaaatatttgtgtatattcttatatacttattattattcatatatatatatatatgtatatatagtatatactatatatttatacttgcATTAATAATATGCTTcgaaaataagtaaatttttttttaaacttactGAATATTCTTCATATTTCTATTAGTTCAACTTTTCCGAAGAAATTCTTCCAGGGATTTTAGAAAGGTTATTTTAAAACATTCCATCGTCATCGATCGAAACATCTTCGTGTGCAACATACTTAATCatcgatcaaataaaataaacaagttGATGGTGTGAAGCTACCTTAAAACATATTACCTTCACCTTCTCCCCCTTAGTTTCTTATATTACTTTCACTGGAAAAGATCCTCTCAGTCAGTTATATGTCTGTTCTctaagataagaaatattatttaaagtttctttcatgctatcgatttaaaaaaatgaagagttTGATCGTAAGtgtttaattcattttttttatcaattaatctATAACATTTGtttgatatttctattttgcacggggaaaatacgaaaaattcttaaatgtattaataaaagtaaatatttctctttttttgcagATCGTCTTCGTTTTATCGACTTCCTGTCTTGGAGAGGTCTCACACATTTTATCAGAATATTCGACGACAACTACCAGCACATTACCACCACCTCCACAACCATACAGTTTTCAATACAAAGCGGGACGATATCCAGGACACGTTGATCGAATTCATCAAGAATCTGGAGATGGTTCCGGAACCGTTTATGGTAAATGTTCTCGTGGCcttatatcttctttatagttaattcgatcattaattcgttcatttctaacaataataacatttgcTTATTAGGATCTTACTCGTTCATCGATCCTAAATACAAAGTACGAAGAGTGGAATATGTGGCTGATAAAAATGGATTTCATCCATCGTTGATAAATTACGACGATACGCTTAAACAGCCTGTTGATTCAGAAGCTGTGAAACTCGCGAAGGAAAGACATTTTCAGCTTTATGAAAAATTAGCTGATGCTAATGCCCACGATATACCAATAAATGTACCAAAGGTAAtgaattctattaaaaatataatttatattcataatagtCTATCTCAGCAAAAAAACGCCTGCAAATTATCTTCAAGATCATTCAATATCCTTTCTTTCACTTGATTATGCATCTATGCATCTTATGTatctttatgtttttatagGATTCTGTTAGTGTATTAAAAGCGAAGGACAAACATTTACAGCTCTACCAGAAGATTGCCGAAGAACACGCGGCTATCGCATCTCAAAGAGAAGCAGAGCGTACAGCATATGAAGCAACTTCGATTATTAATGACGTTAATGAACATCAAACATATTAAGAAACTActaataagaaagagaaattgttGATATAGTATCAATAAGATGAATTTACCTGTATAAAATCTTTCAGAATTTAAAAACAAGAATTTTTGTGCAATgcaaatttgataaaaaacgGACAATAgatgattttataattgttacatatataacatgtgttattaatcataaaagGACACGTGAGTCACATACACATGAATATCTTCTATGAGTACCGGAACTGTTgctgtatatattaaaaaaaagataaatactaTAATTACACTATGCATTGGTATAAAAGTCTAGGtgtgacaaaaaataaaattgtcgcCGTTTGTATCTCCGGGAAGATGAAGTTCTACGGTTTTTGGTTACTGCTTATTGCCATATTCTATATTACggtatgattttttattattttaagaaattctTGTTTGTGCAATACACTTTAgtagtttaataattatatatttttcgcctatatttatctatatgcAATCACTCGAAAAATGGGGCGTATCCTTATCATATCGtagaatgttatatatatatatatatatttatttgtttaatttgacTATATTCCACATTTTACCATGTATTTCTATGAATtcctattaataaaataataagttgatataaataaaatgaaacatgaaatcttatatatgaaaacatataaatttaacaatacACGTCTATATAATGTCTGatgatcataaataattattaaacatatgATGTCAATTTATTTAGATTACTGTAGGTAGGAACATCGATTATACCAGCAATGcttttttaaaatctaaaaGCATCGCTTGTCGTGGAGGTCGAGGAAACAATGGAGGAGGAGGCACAAATGCTACTAGTGGTGCAACAGAAGCTATGACTAATATGGCACCTAATTTAATGCGCACTGCACAACAAGCAATGGGTGAAACTTTAATTTGATCTTCTTAATTTTagttttccattttttaaattaagtaTAGTTTTCCATTTTATCCATGAATATATTACAGGTACCTTGACGGATATGGTGTCAAATATGAATCCAATGGGGTAAATCACATATTTGTTCGAAATTATTGCACCATGTATCCGATAATcgaatttacaaatataatgatattataaatactttataatcattacttTCATAATCAAAAATGCTTCTTGTagttgttaaaaatattagaattaaataataaaataataattaatgaacacAATTATCttagtttattttaatataagtccaaatatttaatatatagatcaacagatatagaatttatttaataataatattggcAGAATAACATTAGGAACAGTGTAAtataggaaatatttcgattataagcattaataaacgtattaatatatacgtgtaaatattaatatagaatgttttgatataaattgaaattatatttcagagaacaatgatacatatataatatacatgtgtatgaattttatgaaatgATACTGTAATAAAcatggaaaattttttctttacttatttacaataataatatatttctctaaCTTTAagggattaaaaaaattacattaaccACACCTTATACAATtgtaaaataacaatttttttactatattgcaattaaaattaacatgattttatcgtatcttttaatttttttatttaaatattaataaatgttttaacattttcttatataatttagaaatattctgaGTATTTCAAAATTCGATTTTTTGAAGAACACTTGAGAAAAATCAAACATTGTAGAAAccttaatttcataatttacttttatgtAGTATTGTAAAAAAACATTACACGATTCTCTTAcacattatttttacatagttCAATTGTCTCATAAATCTTAAAAagcaaatttatattataaacactACATCTACTACACTTCTCATGTTTAAATTTctgtatatatgcacatatcaagaacaaatatattaaatcatgTTCCATATCATGTtccatatctatgtatatgtatactccTGGAggagttaataaatattctttgttAACATTTACTTTTTTAGTAAATATGTAAGATCTTTATTCTGTTTTTGTAATGTAATATCTGTTATTTCCACCTTATCTCTTACATTgtcaattaaatcattttgtgACTCAATCTCTTCTGAAAGTCCGATTGCTAAACCTTTTAATCGTGCTAGAGATCCACTCATTTcatctaaatttttttctaaaacttttgttatattatttgtagatGTATTTGTTTTTCGATCTTCATCGTCATCTACAAGACCTTGAAGTTTAAACGATGGATGATTATTAACCATATTAGTTTGCACTTGATCTAAGGAATTAGATAAAGTTGGCGATGATGTAGATCCAAAACTCGTAGATTCTGGTAGTTTAGTAGACGGTACAGGTGTGTCAAGCGATTTTCCACTGAggtaattttttaaactaCCAAAAACACTCTTTATACCTTGAATATGTTTTTGACTAAATCTCAATGTACTGTTAATATCATCCAACCTCTTTTCTGTCCTTTCTAATTGCTCTCTTTGTCTAATTAATTCctgaaattttatcaatttatttttacaatatggtttatagttttatatttcaaattatttatttaataaaaatatttaagtcaAGCAAATTTGTGAATTATATCTGTTAgttagtttttattatattgtgaccattaaattgttattttaaaattatgataatttaggTATATACAAACCTCTGCTGTAGCTGCACCAATCTGTTCAGAGTctcttaaaagagaaatagatcgCTCTGATGAATGAATAGTAcgctcttctatttctcttctacGTTGCATTAACTGTTGACGTTTAACTTCAAGTTCATTGTCAAAATTATTAGCATAATTATACGATGAGCCAGATGCCCTTGGTgcactttttaaaaatgtttcgtCGTCTACATCATCTTCTAACTCAAAAAATGGATTCTTTGTATCACTCAAATAATGTTGTCCTGCCATTTTGTACAATAACGTAAAGCAACTGATAAATAATCTTGAAATTCGTTCCTCGAAAAGCTTTGGTTAAATTACTTATCACGTATAATACACTGACATACACACGGATTCATGAGATTCAGTTCTCCTACTTATTGTTACAAAACTAACCTACGTAAGATGAAAATCTACTCAAAAAATATACGCTCGATTCTAtggtttttaataaatttatacaactTAGCTAATATCACATAATCGAATACAATCgaacttttttaaaaattgtaaaaattatatttcacaaaaagaataatacaaaaatgtaaataattttttcttagagTTTCTTATTACGAAACTTTAACTCATTAAATCTCCACGAGATAGCGCGAATAATAACATCACTGTACTTTCTACTATAATAGGAAGTGCTCACTACGCAAGTATTTTAGTCGAGCTGTCaataatacttgcaaagaagtaaatataataaattatcaaaagaaaggaaaatttagCTTAACTCTATCATaagtaatacatttttttttattaaaacaatatgGATTTATCAAAACttacaaatgaaagaaaattatatctttgCCGATGGTATTTTCGTGGTAAGTactaacaataaaagaaaaaaaaataccaaaaaaaaaaaaaaaaaatacaaaaaaaacaaaacaaattcgTGATATGTTTTTgatcataaaatatacaatttttattttttttacatagctGGATTTGCATTGCTTCCATTTCTTTGGGCTGTTAATGCAATTTGGTTTATACGAGAGGCTTTTATCGTACCGCCTTATGAGGAACAAAAACAGATTAAAagatgtatgtattgtattgtttctattaaaagagaattattaataaacgaataatattgtAGATGTAATATTTTCTGGCATTGGAGCTATCTTATGGATGATTGCCCTTGTTGCATGGATCGTAATATTTCAAACACAAAGAGCTGCCTGGGGAGAATTTGCAGATCATATTAGTTATATCATCCCTATTGGTGTTCCTTGATAActcataatatttaaataatttattattgtatttatctaaaaaaaaaaattgctacttattataattataactacttttttacatatgttaaaaataactacgttttcatacgtatatataaaactcaattaatgtaaaaatatatcatttatttaacaataataattaatatttaaattaaaattgagtAATTTTGttagtatatacatagttaatccatttgtatttgtaaaaaagTTCTTATATCTTAATCTTAAGATACATTTCACTTATACAGTCCTTCGTCGCTGTCCATACAAttgtatatctttataaactAATCTGGACAAAaactgaaataaataaataaataaataaataaattatatatatatatatatatatatatacatacacacacgtgtgtatgtataaagtaGTActgtttataaatgtatatatatttatttataaaatttacttacAACTAGAGCTAACGCGTTTGCAAACATGAGCATATAAAAAACATTATGCCATCCTGCCCATTGGGAAACAAATCCTGTTAATAATGGGCCAACTGCAGCACCGATACTGCCTGTTCCATCAATAATTGCAGTGACTGTTGCTAAAGCTTTGGAACTGTCTCCCAAACTAGGATGAGTTCCTAATTCAGCAGATACTGCAGTCGTTATTAAAGCATATGGTCCATTAACCAACAGTCctgttgttaataataatagtatactAACACTTAAACTCATACTTtctaaataatcataaataaataactgaaaaacaaacattaattatcattataataaattaacatgattttatgaacattttttcagtataaaagatattactgTTGGAATTGCAAATCCAAGCATTACAGCACATGTTAAAGCACTCATACCACTGTAGTCTGATAAAACACCAGCAACTATTGCACCTGCAATACCTCCTAcatcaaataatattgataaatatgcACTTAATGTTGTATTATATGTacctaaaaaatataaatataaatattgataattttttaatatttaaggatactctaatattttaatattaatttactaaCTTGAAACTGCAATATACAATGGCAACCAGTAAAGCAATGTGTAGCTTACAAGTTTtgcaaaaaataatgaagaagaataTTCGAGTACACCGGGTATACTTATGGCTCCAAAAAACCCAATAGCATTCTCTTCAGCATGATGGTGCAAACGTCTATTTGTTGATAACATTGGACTAGTTTCGGATCTTAAACTTGGTGAatcctttcaaaataaaaatctatattatgttcaactattataatttaaagacattaagtattatataataattcatagttaatatattttaactacAAGGTTACTGAAAATATGCATGCACTTACGTTAGTAACATTTTGTTCACGGTAGACACAGCGATAGATGACACGCTAGGTAAAGGAAACGGGTATTTTTTAGTGGGCATATTATATGTCAAAtgcataaattatatgaattaaaaactATTGAAGTAGATATGTAGTTTGTCAGTATCATTACAAACACCATAAAATTACTTGTTATTCTGGAATACTAcaaaatatactaatatatgaagaagaaacagaaaaagaattaatagtaattatatttttaaatttgaaaaaactGATGATAATTGTCATGCTTATACTTCATGTATCAACGTGCAATTTATTTTAGTTAGATGGGAAATCAAAACATTTTTActgttgttttattaaaaacattactAAATgcaatgttatattattattgactaTAATTAGAATAGCAATGATATTATGCAATATGCAttgtttatcattatatatagaatattactGTATAGTATCATTTCACTATAATTAGAAACTTACATCTTCTCTAGGAGTATGAGATTCTTCGATATCTTCAATACTATCTTCATCTGAACTATTAGTTGcatctatttttctatatccAAGTGAATTAGGAAGAGAACATCCTACATCAATAGGTGCAGGTgctaagaataaaaaaattataaatcctGCCAAACCCATTATAGCTCCTGGTATCATGAAACTTAAACCCCAATCAGATTCAACAAATTTAGCTGCAACTAAAGTGCCCAATATATTTCCTAAAGATGTATGAGAATTCCATATTCCAAAAATTAAgcctcgttttcttcttccaaaCCAATTTCCTACAACTGTTACTACACCTGGCCAACCTGAAGTTTGAAATACTCCACCAGCAgcctaaaaaaaattaaattttattataaaaaatgtacatttttttat contains:
- the LOC124950426 gene encoding gamma-secretase subunit pen-2, which translates into the protein MDLSKLTNERKLYLCRWYFRAGFALLPFLWAVNAIWFIREAFIVPPYEEQKQIKRYVIFSGIGAILWMIALVAWIVIFQTQRAAWGEFADHISYIIPIGVP
- the LOC124950634 gene encoding cuticle protein 16.8-like; protein product: MKSLIIVFVLSTSCLGEVSHILSEYSTTTTSTLPPPPQPYSFQYKAGRYPGHVDRIHQESGDGSGTVYGSYSFIDPKYKVRRVEYVADKNGFHPSLINYDDTLKQPVDSEAVKLAKERHFQLYEKLADANAHDIPINVPKDSVSVLKAKDKHLQLYQKIAEEHAAIASQREAERTAYEATSIINDVNEHQTY
- the LOC124950425 gene encoding synaptosomal-associated protein 29, yielding MAGQHYLSDTKNPFFELEDDVDDETFLKSAPRASGSSYNYANNFDNELEVKRQQLMQRRREIEERTIHSSERSISLLRDSEQIGAATAEELIRQREQLERTEKRLDDINSTLRFSQKHIQGIKSVFGSLKNYLSGKSLDTPVPSTKLPESTSFGSTSSPTLSNSLDQVQTNMVNNHPSFKLQGLVDDDEDRKTNTSTNNITKVLEKNLDEMSGSLARLKGLAIGLSEEIESQNDLIDNVRDKVEITDITLQKQNKDLTYLLKK
- the LOC124950633 gene encoding alpha-tocopherol transfer protein-like gives rise to the protein MLPMNTYSLKEAFNKNPNLKESDLQIIRAWLDKQPHLPKIEDIYLILFLNSNYYQLERTKTTIDNFYTIRTHVPEFFSNRDPFLKDIRTQFSVTSHIPLKKMTNEGYQIIFGNMIDPEPSHYIFYENIKYFFMVVELANIKTGPTNGLVYVGDVQNLSLGHIGRINLMGIKKFLYFIQEAAPIRLKQIHIINSTPAMEVLLNMCKPFMKKELYEMIHFSTLESLEKFLPVDALPNEIGGKGGNLKDLINEQTKLLDENREWFLKEEITKRVNESLRVGKPKLSNDIFGVEGSFKKLDID
- the LOC124950614 gene encoding uncharacterized protein LOC124950614, whose amino-acid sequence is MSIIPRISYEEELRKNPELKESDIEILKEWCKKQPHLPKITDSELALFLHSNYYRLEPTKTTIDTFYTVRTHVPEFFSNRDPLGSKSLRQIMKVVADMPLEMTTKEGHKIVFAKLLDTDPSHYVYNDGMKYFSMVIDYWLYSEGTGIGHVILIDMESVSFGHAGRLSPMGLKKFLYYLQEALPVRLKGLHFMNTTAVMDIILNMMKPFMKKELMDVLHVHTTLESVAKFIPLEALPTDVGGKAGFTKDLHEKYIKKIENHRSWFLEDEMSGRVNEALRPGKSKNVTDLFGVEGSFKKLEKAFNKNPNLKESDLQIIRAWLDKQPHLPKIEDIYLILFLNSNYYQLERTKTTIDNFYTIRTHVPEFFSNRDPFLKDIRTQFSVTSHIPLKKMTNEGYQIIFGNMIDPEPSHYIFYENIKYFFMVVELANIKTGPTNGLVYVGDVQNLSLGHIGRINLMGIKKFLYFIQEAAPIRLKQIHIINSTPAMEVLLNMCKPFMKKELYEMIHFSTLESLEKFLPVDALPNEIGGKGGNLKDLINEQTKLLDENREWFLKEEITKRNMTLQGGISFEEELKKNPELKEDDVRALKEWCQKQPHLPKISDSEIALFLHSNYYRMEPTKNTIDTYYTIRTHVPEFFSNRDPISSKDLRKAFQTVSNLVLDKTTNDGYKIIYGRLIDIEPSHYVYNDGMKYLNMVIDLWLHEEGTSKGHVILFDTKNVAFGHVGRLNPMGLKKFLYYLQEALPVRLKGFHFMNTSPVMDVILNMMKPFMKKELMDMFHMHSTMETLAKFIPLEILPNESGGQAGPLKDLNDAQVKKLDDNRAWFQEEERICRVNESLRPGKGKTATDLFGVEGSFKKLEID